The proteins below are encoded in one region of Gambusia affinis linkage group LG07, SWU_Gaff_1.0, whole genome shotgun sequence:
- the sema3fa gene encoding sema domain, immunoglobulin domain (Ig), short basic domain, secreted, (semaphorin) 3Fa: MLWDKLSWLLALLAVSAGGLPPSNDPLSAPRIFLSFKELKSTGTAHHFSFLLNSTDYRILRMDEDHDRMYVGSKDYILSLDLHDINKEPLIIHWPVASQRKTECILSGKDTNGECGNFIRLIEPWNRTHLYVCGTGAYNPICTYVDRGRRSQGFSNLQALQSAGRTSRAADYSSTSEPLSNKEYIFRLEPGKVDSGKGKCPYDPKLNSVSALIHGELYAGVYVDFMGTDSAIFRTLGKQTAMRTDQYNSRWLNDPTFVHAHLIPDSAEKNDDKLYFFFREKASEVGQSPMTQSRIGRICLNDDGGHCCLVNKWSTFLKARLICSVPGADGIETHFDELRDVYIQPTQDTRNPVIYGVFSVSGSVFKGSAVCVYSMADIRMVFNGPFAHKEGPNYQWVAYTGKIPYPRPGTCPGGTFTPNMKSTKDYPDEVINFMRNHPTMYNAVYPVHKRPLVVRTNVDYEFTTIAVDQVRAADGSYEVLFLGTDRGTVQKVIVLPRDDLQTEELVLEEVEVFKVPTPITTMKISSKRQQLYVGSVLGVTHLALHRCDVYGEACADCCLARDPYCAWDGKSCSRYSASQKRRSRRQDVKYGNPIRQCRGYNSNANKNTLETVQYGVEGSTTFLECQARSPHVSLKWHLQKENSDRRKEIRSEGRILKTDQGLLIRSLQSSDSGIYHCTSTEKNFKHTLVKLQLVVLSSRTVNNVLVDTGNPTLPQIQTSPWTPSVGQYKDLLTILSQPEMGLINQYCKDYWQHGDDGLGDGKAKSLKELKEQKKPRNRRHHNDQTNPAET; this comes from the exons AGTTGAAGTCCACTGGTACTGCTCATCACTTCTCCTTCCTGCTCAACTCAACCGACTATCGGATACTGCGCATGGACGAGGACCACGATCGCATGTATGTGGGAAGCAAAGATTACATCCTTTCTCTGGATCTGCACGACATCAACAAGGAGCCGCTCATT ATCCACTGGCCCGTTGCATCCCAGAGGAAGACTGAGTGCATCTTGTCGGGGAAAGATACAAAT GGGGAGTGTGGGAACTTCATCCGTCTCATTGAGCCGTGGAACCGGACCCACCTGTATGTGTGTGGAACAGGAGCATATAATCCCATCTGCACATACGTGGATCGAGGACGTAGATCCCAG gGTTTCAGCAACCTACAGGCACTTCAGTCAGCAGGGAGAACGAGTCGAGCAGCAGACTACAGCTCTACATCTGAGCCTTTGAGCAATAAG GAATACATTTTCCGTCTGGAACCTGGCAAAGTGGACTCTGGAAAAGGGAAATGCCCCTACGATCCTAAACTTAACAGCGTTTCCGCTCTGATCC ATGGAGAGCTCTATGCTGGAGTCTACGTGGATTTCATGGGAACAGACTCCGCCATCTTCCGTACTCTGGGGAAGCAGACAGCCATGAGGACCGATCAGTACAACTCCAGATGGTTAAACG atCCGACTTTTGTCCATGCTCATCTGATCCCAGACAGCGCTGAAAAGAATGACGATAAGCTCTACTTCTTCTTCCGCGAGAAAGCCTCTGAGGTGGGCCAGAGTCCCATGACGCAGTCCAGGATAGGCCGGATCTGCTTG AACGATGACGGTGGACATTGCTGTCTGGTCAACAAATGGAGCACCTTTCTGAAGGCTCGTCTCATCTGCTCTGTTCCTGGAGCTGATGGCATTGAGACGCACTTTGATGAACTCA GGGATGTTTATATCCAACCAACACAAGACACCAGGAACCCAGTCATCTATGGAGTCTTCTCAGTTTCAGG ATCTGTGTTCAAAGGCTCAGCGGTGTGCGTCTACTCCATGGCCGACATCCGTATGGTCTTCAATGGGCCGTTTGCCCACAAAGAAGGGCCCAACTACCAGTGGGTGGCGTACACTGGGAAAATTCCCTACCCTCGACCTGGCACT TGTCCTGGAGGTACTTTCACTCCCAACATGAAATCCACAAAGGATTACCCAGATGAGGTTATCAACTTCATGAGAAACCACCCCACCATGTACAACGCCGTTTACCCGGTGCAcaagcgccccctggtggtcagAACCAACGTGGACTACGAGTTCACCACAATTGCTGTCGACCAAGTGAGAGCGGCTGATGGGAGCTATGAGGTGCTCTTCCTGGGAACAG ATCGTGGGACGGTGCAGAAAGTCATCGTCTTGCCAAGAGACGACTTACAAACAGAGGAGCTGGTtctggaggaggtggaggtgttCAAG GTTCCCACCCCAATCACCACTATGAAGATTTCATCTAAACGG cAACAACTCTATGTGGGATCTGTCCTGGGTGTGACCCACCTGGCTCTGCACCGCTGTGATGTGTACGGCGAGGCCTGCGCTGACTGCTGCCTGGCCCGGGACCCATACTGCGCCTGGGACGGCAAGTCCTGCTCCAGATACTCTGCCTCACAGAAAAG ACGGAGTCGTCGACAGGATGTAAAGTATGGAAACCCAATCCGCCAGTGTAGAGGTTACAACTCGAATG CAAATAAGAATACGCTGGAGACAGTTCAGTATGGAGTGGAGGGAAGCACAACCTTCTTGGAGTGCCAGGCTCGTTCTCCTCATGTCTCTCTGAAGTGGCacctgcagaaggaaaacagcGACAGGAGAAAAGAG ATTCGCTCAGAGGGTCGCATCCTGAAAACCGATCAGGGCCTCCTAATTCGCTCGCTGCAGTCCTCCGACAGCGGCATCTACCACTGCACGTCCACTGAGAAGAACTTCAAGCACACCCTGGTGAAGCTGCAGCTAGTGGTCCTCTCCAGCCGCACGGTCAACAACGTCCTGGTGGATACGGGCAACCCAACCCTCCCCCAAATTCAGACCAGCCCCTGGACCCCGAGCGTTGGGCAATACAAGGACCTGCTGACCATCCTCAGCCAGCCCGAGATGGGGCTGATCAACCAGTACTGCAAGGACTACTGGCAGCACGGGGACGACGGCCTTGGGGACGGCAAAGCTAAAAgcctgaaggagctgaaggagcAGAAGAAGCCTCGCAACCGCCGGCATCACAACGACCAGACGAATCCAGCTGAGACATGA